In a single window of the Thunnus maccoyii chromosome 7, fThuMac1.1, whole genome shotgun sequence genome:
- the gipc3 gene encoding PDZ domain-containing protein GIPC3 isoform X3 yields the protein MQNGEVMSPQDSKAAGAEAMEEEKAQNQNQGCAEPTAPPLPPPSPPPPGPPEYPRPRLIFHTQLAHGSPTGRIHGFTNVKELYAKIAEVFNISPSEILFCTLNSHKVDMQKLLGGQIGLEDFIFAHVRGETKEVEVTKTEDALGLTITDNGAGYAFIKRIKEGSTIDRLKSVCVGDHIEAINDQSIVGCRHYEVAKMLKEQPRGIPFTLRLVGPKKAFATTIVEAGKDKKNPDDFAEALDSVLGDFAFPDVFLFDVWGAIGDVKNGRI from the exons ATGCAGAACGGGGAGGTTATGAGCCCGCAGGACTCCAAAGCAGCAGGGGCTGAGGCCATGGAGGAAGAGAAGGCCCAGAACCAAAATCAAGGGTGTGCGGAGCCCACAGCGCCTCcgcttcctcctccttcaccaccaccaccagggCCACCAGAATACCCAAGACCCAGGCTAATTTTTCACACCCAGCTGGCTCATGGAAGTCCCACAGGCCGCATCCATGGATTCACCAACGTCAAGGAGCTGTATGCCAAGATTGCCGAAGTGTTCAATATCTCTCCCTCAGAG ATCCTTTTCTGCACCCTTAACTCCCATAAAGTGGACATGCAGAAGCTACTGGGGGGACAGATCGGACTGGAAGACTTTATCTTCGCCCACGTCAGAGGGGAGACCAAGGAGGTGGAGGTGACAAAGACAGAGGACGCCTTAGGCCTCACCATCACAGACAATGGAGCTGGATATGCTTTCATTAAG AGAATAAAGGAAGGCAGCACCATAGACCGACTGAAGTCGGTATGTGTTGGTGACCACATCGAGGCCATCAATGACCAGAGCATTGTCGGGTGTCGGCACTACGAGGTTGCCAAGATGCTAAAAGAGCAACCGAGAGGCATACCCTTCACTCTCCGTCTGGTTGGCCCCAAGAAAGCCTTTG CAACCACCATTGTGGAAGCGGGCAAAGACAAAAAGAACCCTGATGACTTTGCAGAAGCCTTGGACTCGGTTCTGGGAGATTTTGCTtttcctgatgtgtttttgtttgatgtctGGGGAGCTATTGGAGACGTCAAGAATGGCAGAATCTAG
- the tbxa2r gene encoding thromboxane A2 receptor isoform X2 — MNASVPPLTNNTPPLCYSINSPPFKHSPSIASAYFSSIFSFLGLTSNLIAFIVLIKSFRRTHSRSRSFFLIFLGGLVVTDFMGLLVTGSIVVSFHVTHFNWRQIDPNCHFCNFMGMSMVFYGLCPLLLGAAMAVERFIGINLPFARSTSMPKGRTVSMVLMVWLIAGCIALLPLLGVGSYHMQIPGSWCFFNISSEGNDLAFSLLFSLVGLTSIAVSFLLNTVSVVTLIKVCCGQDSTQRRRDHEVEMMLQLILIMVIASICWCPLLMYILMSAVTADPVKANAVLFCIRMATWNQILDPWIYIMWQGSLLRSLLHKLFYPEVISRSNTYCYGYASPPGTKSWIPGYTSCFAGQSFRESTPGLTGPGAPS; from the exons ATGAATGCCTCTGTCCCACCACTCACCAACAACACCCCCCCACTCTGCTACTCCATCAACAGCCCTCCATTCAAGCACTCCCCTTCCATCGCCTCAGCCTACTTCTCATCCATTTTCAGCTTTTTGGGTCTTACCTCCAACCTCATCGCCTTCATAGTTCTCATAAAGTCTTTCCGGCGGACACATAGCCGATCACGATCCTTCTTCCTTATCTTCCTGGGTGGCCTGGTGGTCACTGACTTCATGGGTCTTCTGGTCACAGGCTCCATTGTGGTCTCCTTCCATGTCACGCACTTCAATTGGCGACAGATAGACCCGAACTGCCACTTCTGCAACTTCATGGGCATGTCCATGGTCTTTTATGGATTGTGCCCTCTGCTGCTTGGTGCTGCCATGGCCGTGGAACGCTTCATTGGCATCAACCTTCCATTTGCACGCTCCACCAGCATGCCAAAGGGCCGGACAGTCTCCATGGTGCTGATGGTGTGGTTGATCGCTGGTTGCATAGCTTTGCTGCCCCTATTGGGCGTTGGGAGCTACCACATGCAGATACCCGGTTCCTGGTGTTTTTTCAACATCAGCTCTGAGGGAAATGACCTGGCCTTCTCCCTGCTCTTCTCACTGGTTGGGTTGACGTCCATCgctgtgtcatttttattgaaCACCGTGAGCGTGGTGACCCTGATCAAGGTTTGCTGTGGACAGGACAGTACCCAGCGTCGCCGAGACCATGAAGTGGAGATGATGTTGCAGCTTATCCTGATCATGGTCATAGCTTCTATCTGCTGGTGCCCCCTCCTG ATGTATATTCTGATGAGCGCTGTGACTGCTGATCCCGTAAAAGCAAACGCCGTTTTGTTCTGCATACGAATGGCCACCTGGAATCAGATATTAGACCCCTGGATATACATCATGTGGCAAGGGTCCCTACTAAG ATCTTTATTGCACAAACTGTTTTATCCGGAGGTCATCTCCAGGTCAAATACCTACTGCTATGGCTACGCTTCGCCACCTGGAACCAAATCCTGGATCCCTGGGTATACATCCTGTTTCGCAGGGCAGTCCTTCAGAGAATCTACCCCCGGCTTAACTGGTCCCGGGGCTCCATCATGA
- the tbxa2r gene encoding thromboxane A2 receptor isoform X1: MNASVPPLTNNTPPLCYSINSPPFKHSPSIASAYFSSIFSFLGLTSNLIAFIVLIKSFRRTHSRSRSFFLIFLGGLVVTDFMGLLVTGSIVVSFHVTHFNWRQIDPNCHFCNFMGMSMVFYGLCPLLLGAAMAVERFIGINLPFARSTSMPKGRTVSMVLMVWLIAGCIALLPLLGVGSYHMQIPGSWCFFNISSEGNDLAFSLLFSLVGLTSIAVSFLLNTVSVVTLIKVCCGQDSTQRRRDHEVEMMLQLILIMVIASICWCPLLIFIAQTVLSGGHLQVKYLLLWLRFATWNQILDPWVYILFRRAVLQRIYPRLNWSRGSIMTLYPSFSDTIRRFTRSSLGSTLGSDETGETGKANVTPPSMLKPPPPSP, encoded by the exons ATGAATGCCTCTGTCCCACCACTCACCAACAACACCCCCCCACTCTGCTACTCCATCAACAGCCCTCCATTCAAGCACTCCCCTTCCATCGCCTCAGCCTACTTCTCATCCATTTTCAGCTTTTTGGGTCTTACCTCCAACCTCATCGCCTTCATAGTTCTCATAAAGTCTTTCCGGCGGACACATAGCCGATCACGATCCTTCTTCCTTATCTTCCTGGGTGGCCTGGTGGTCACTGACTTCATGGGTCTTCTGGTCACAGGCTCCATTGTGGTCTCCTTCCATGTCACGCACTTCAATTGGCGACAGATAGACCCGAACTGCCACTTCTGCAACTTCATGGGCATGTCCATGGTCTTTTATGGATTGTGCCCTCTGCTGCTTGGTGCTGCCATGGCCGTGGAACGCTTCATTGGCATCAACCTTCCATTTGCACGCTCCACCAGCATGCCAAAGGGCCGGACAGTCTCCATGGTGCTGATGGTGTGGTTGATCGCTGGTTGCATAGCTTTGCTGCCCCTATTGGGCGTTGGGAGCTACCACATGCAGATACCCGGTTCCTGGTGTTTTTTCAACATCAGCTCTGAGGGAAATGACCTGGCCTTCTCCCTGCTCTTCTCACTGGTTGGGTTGACGTCCATCgctgtgtcatttttattgaaCACCGTGAGCGTGGTGACCCTGATCAAGGTTTGCTGTGGACAGGACAGTACCCAGCGTCGCCGAGACCATGAAGTGGAGATGATGTTGCAGCTTATCCTGATCATGGTCATAGCTTCTATCTGCTGGTGCCCCCTCCTG ATCTTTATTGCACAAACTGTTTTATCCGGAGGTCATCTCCAGGTCAAATACCTACTGCTATGGCTACGCTTCGCCACCTGGAACCAAATCCTGGATCCCTGGGTATACATCCTGTTTCGCAGGGCAGTCCTTCAGAGAATCTACCCCCGGCTTAACTGGTCCCGGGGCTCCATCATGACCTTGTACCCGTCTTTTAGCGACACCATTCGCAGGTTCACACGCTCTTCACTTGGAAGCACCCTGGGCTCGGATGAAACAGGAGAGACTGGGAAAGCAAATGTAACACCCCCATCTATGTTGAAaccacctcctccttctccatgA
- the gipc3 gene encoding PDZ domain-containing protein GIPC3 isoform X2: MQNGEVMSPQDSKAAGAEAMEEEKAQNQNQGCAEPTAPPLPPPSPPPPGPPEYPRPRLIFHTQLAHGSPTGRIHGFTNVKELYAKIAEVFNISPSEILFCTLNSHKVDMQKLLGGQIGLEDFIFAHVRGETKEVEVTKTEDALGLTITDNGAGYAFIKRIKEGSTIDRLKSVCVGDHIEAINDQSIVGCRHYEVAKMLKEQPRGIPFTLRLVGPKKAFDMIGMRTRAPKSNEGKMVNGRETLRLRSKGAATVQEVNEFEEQATKKVDDLLESYMGIRDLELATTIVEAGKDKKNPDDFAEALDSVLGDFAFPDVFLFDVWGAIGDVKNGRI, encoded by the exons ATGCAGAACGGGGAGGTTATGAGCCCGCAGGACTCCAAAGCAGCAGGGGCTGAGGCCATGGAGGAAGAGAAGGCCCAGAACCAAAATCAAGGGTGTGCGGAGCCCACAGCGCCTCcgcttcctcctccttcaccaccaccaccagggCCACCAGAATACCCAAGACCCAGGCTAATTTTTCACACCCAGCTGGCTCATGGAAGTCCCACAGGCCGCATCCATGGATTCACCAACGTCAAGGAGCTGTATGCCAAGATTGCCGAAGTGTTCAATATCTCTCCCTCAGAG ATCCTTTTCTGCACCCTTAACTCCCATAAAGTGGACATGCAGAAGCTACTGGGGGGACAGATCGGACTGGAAGACTTTATCTTCGCCCACGTCAGAGGGGAGACCAAGGAGGTGGAGGTGACAAAGACAGAGGACGCCTTAGGCCTCACCATCACAGACAATGGAGCTGGATATGCTTTCATTAAG AGAATAAAGGAAGGCAGCACCATAGACCGACTGAAGTCGGTATGTGTTGGTGACCACATCGAGGCCATCAATGACCAGAGCATTGTCGGGTGTCGGCACTACGAGGTTGCCAAGATGCTAAAAGAGCAACCGAGAGGCATACCCTTCACTCTCCGTCTGGTTGGCCCCAAGAAAGCCTTTG aTATGATCGGAATGAGGACCAGAGCGCCAAAATCCAATGAGGGCAAGATGGTGAACGGGAGGGAGACTCTGCGTCTTCGCTCCAAGGGTGCTGCGACAGTTCAGGAAGTG AATGAGTTTGAGGAACAGGCCACCAAGAAAGTGGACGACCTGCTAGAGAGCTACATGGGCATCAGGGATTTAGAGCTAG CAACCACCATTGTGGAAGCGGGCAAAGACAAAAAGAACCCTGATGACTTTGCAGAAGCCTTGGACTCGGTTCTGGGAGATTTTGCTtttcctgatgtgtttttgtttgatgtctGGGGAGCTATTGGAGACGTCAAGAATGGCAGAATCTAG
- the gipc3 gene encoding PDZ domain-containing protein GIPC3 isoform X1, with product MQNGEVMSPQDSKAAGAEAMEEEKAQNQNQGCAEPTAPPLPPPSPPPPGPPEYPRPRLIFHTQLAHGSPTGRIHGFTNVKELYAKIAEVFNISPSEILFCTLNSHKVDMQKLLGGQIGLEDFIFAHVRGETKEVEVTKTEDALGLTITDNGAGYAFIKRIKEGSTIDRLKSVCVGDHIEAINDQSIVGCRHYEVAKMLKEQPRGIPFTLRLVGPKKAFDMIGMRTRAPKSNEGKMVNGRETLRLRSKGAATVQEVQNEFEEQATKKVDDLLESYMGIRDLELATTIVEAGKDKKNPDDFAEALDSVLGDFAFPDVFLFDVWGAIGDVKNGRI from the exons ATGCAGAACGGGGAGGTTATGAGCCCGCAGGACTCCAAAGCAGCAGGGGCTGAGGCCATGGAGGAAGAGAAGGCCCAGAACCAAAATCAAGGGTGTGCGGAGCCCACAGCGCCTCcgcttcctcctccttcaccaccaccaccagggCCACCAGAATACCCAAGACCCAGGCTAATTTTTCACACCCAGCTGGCTCATGGAAGTCCCACAGGCCGCATCCATGGATTCACCAACGTCAAGGAGCTGTATGCCAAGATTGCCGAAGTGTTCAATATCTCTCCCTCAGAG ATCCTTTTCTGCACCCTTAACTCCCATAAAGTGGACATGCAGAAGCTACTGGGGGGACAGATCGGACTGGAAGACTTTATCTTCGCCCACGTCAGAGGGGAGACCAAGGAGGTGGAGGTGACAAAGACAGAGGACGCCTTAGGCCTCACCATCACAGACAATGGAGCTGGATATGCTTTCATTAAG AGAATAAAGGAAGGCAGCACCATAGACCGACTGAAGTCGGTATGTGTTGGTGACCACATCGAGGCCATCAATGACCAGAGCATTGTCGGGTGTCGGCACTACGAGGTTGCCAAGATGCTAAAAGAGCAACCGAGAGGCATACCCTTCACTCTCCGTCTGGTTGGCCCCAAGAAAGCCTTTG aTATGATCGGAATGAGGACCAGAGCGCCAAAATCCAATGAGGGCAAGATGGTGAACGGGAGGGAGACTCTGCGTCTTCGCTCCAAGGGTGCTGCGACAGTTCAGGAAGTG CAGAATGAGTTTGAGGAACAGGCCACCAAGAAAGTGGACGACCTGCTAGAGAGCTACATGGGCATCAGGGATTTAGAGCTAG CAACCACCATTGTGGAAGCGGGCAAAGACAAAAAGAACCCTGATGACTTTGCAGAAGCCTTGGACTCGGTTCTGGGAGATTTTGCTtttcctgatgtgtttttgtttgatgtctGGGGAGCTATTGGAGACGTCAAGAATGGCAGAATCTAG
- the tbxa2r gene encoding thromboxane A2 receptor isoform X3: protein MNASVPPLTNNTPPLCYSINSPPFKHSPSIASAYFSSIFSFLGLTSNLIAFIVLIKSFRRTHSRSRSFFLIFLGGLVVTDFMGLLVTGSIVVSFHVTHFNWRQIDPNCHFCNFMGMSMVFYGLCPLLLGAAMAVERFIGINLPFARSTSMPKGRTVSMVLMVWLIAGCIALLPLLGVGSYHMQIPGSWCFFNISSEGNDLAFSLLFSLVGLTSIAVSFLLNTVSVVTLIKVCCGQDSTQRRRDHEVEMMLQLILIMVIASICWCPLLMYILMSAVTADPVKANAVLFCIRMATWNQILDPWIYIMWQGSLLRRVKNLYCTNCFIRRSSPGQIPTAMATLRHLEPNPGSLGIHPVSQGSPSENLPPA, encoded by the exons ATGAATGCCTCTGTCCCACCACTCACCAACAACACCCCCCCACTCTGCTACTCCATCAACAGCCCTCCATTCAAGCACTCCCCTTCCATCGCCTCAGCCTACTTCTCATCCATTTTCAGCTTTTTGGGTCTTACCTCCAACCTCATCGCCTTCATAGTTCTCATAAAGTCTTTCCGGCGGACACATAGCCGATCACGATCCTTCTTCCTTATCTTCCTGGGTGGCCTGGTGGTCACTGACTTCATGGGTCTTCTGGTCACAGGCTCCATTGTGGTCTCCTTCCATGTCACGCACTTCAATTGGCGACAGATAGACCCGAACTGCCACTTCTGCAACTTCATGGGCATGTCCATGGTCTTTTATGGATTGTGCCCTCTGCTGCTTGGTGCTGCCATGGCCGTGGAACGCTTCATTGGCATCAACCTTCCATTTGCACGCTCCACCAGCATGCCAAAGGGCCGGACAGTCTCCATGGTGCTGATGGTGTGGTTGATCGCTGGTTGCATAGCTTTGCTGCCCCTATTGGGCGTTGGGAGCTACCACATGCAGATACCCGGTTCCTGGTGTTTTTTCAACATCAGCTCTGAGGGAAATGACCTGGCCTTCTCCCTGCTCTTCTCACTGGTTGGGTTGACGTCCATCgctgtgtcatttttattgaaCACCGTGAGCGTGGTGACCCTGATCAAGGTTTGCTGTGGACAGGACAGTACCCAGCGTCGCCGAGACCATGAAGTGGAGATGATGTTGCAGCTTATCCTGATCATGGTCATAGCTTCTATCTGCTGGTGCCCCCTCCTG ATGTATATTCTGATGAGCGCTGTGACTGCTGATCCCGTAAAAGCAAACGCCGTTTTGTTCTGCATACGAATGGCCACCTGGAATCAGATATTAGACCCCTGGATATACATCATGTGGCAAGGGTCCCTACTAAGGcgagtaaaaa ATCTTTATTGCACAAACTGTTTTATCCGGAGGTCATCTCCAGGTCAAATACCTACTGCTATGGCTACGCTTCGCCACCTGGAACCAAATCCTGGATCCCTGGGTATACATCCTGTTTCGCAGGGCAGTCCTTCAGAGAATCTACCCCCGGCTTAA